A window from Bombus fervidus isolate BK054 chromosome 12, iyBomFerv1, whole genome shotgun sequence encodes these proteins:
- the LOC139992991 gene encoding multiple inositol polyphosphate phosphatase 1: MQFFRKGSMSRVNIFAILIALFCLTNELVLSDSNYCYSDDEHPYLRAGTKTAYEVEHGLIKNTTLPNCKPVQIWMLIRHGTRNPGKDQIKNMKHNLPKLQSSIIENHEKYGNGSLCQKDLEKLKMWKLDPNLKKHRSKYLTTQGEKDLSSLGARFKDYFPELLQSYPVDTLKQIYKFRSTDLQRTIASMENFINGLFGNVTIDNTVVVPTSEDTLLQYYKICKAWLERVHNSTDKSEVDKFLDSSSFREIIGNVSRRLGFSNSLSFDDVLIMYTACIFENAWYVNERSPWCAAFTKHEDELFEYEEDLYYYYHAGYGEEMSSAIGCPPLQDMFNRFRKLENEDLSEEPQGIFYFTHSTALQLLLTTMGVAKDSVPLKASNFENMRNRKWNSSRLAPFAANLAAIFYRCDSSNKVRFYLNEKALDYEGCELGVCDWEYLKEKMGPNAFDCNTDFCKSDKTK; the protein is encoded by the exons ATGCAGTTCTTTCGCAAAGGAAGTATGTCGAGAGTAAACATTTTTGCGATATTAATTGCACTTTTTTGTTTGACAAACGAGTTAGTTTTAAGCGAtagtaattattgttattccGACGATGAACATCCCTATCTACGCGCTGGTACGAAGACGGCTTACGAAGTCGAACATggcttaattaaaaatactactCTTCCAA ATTGCAAGCCAGTCCAAATTTGGATGTTAATTAGGCACGGAACTCGCAATCCTGGAAAGGACCAGATCAAAAACATGAAACATAATTTGCCAAAACTTCAAAGTAGCATCATCGAGAATCATGAAAAATATGGAA ATGGTAGTTTATGCCAGAAGGACTTAGAGAAACTAAAAATGTGGAAGTTAGATCCAAATCTTAAAAAACACCGATCCAAGTATTTGACAACTCAAGGTGAAAAAGATTTATCATCGCTTGGTGCACGGTTTAAAGATTATTTCCCGGAACTTTTGCAATCCTATCCGGTTGATACTTTAAAGCAAATATACAAA tttAGGTCGACAGATCTACAACGAACTATAGCTAgtatggaaaattttattaatgggCTCTTCGGTAATGTAACCATCGACAACACGGTGGTAGTACCAACTTCTGAGGATACTCTGTTACag tattataaaatttgcaagGCATGGTTGGAACGAGTGCATAATTCGACAGACAAGTCCGaagttgataaatttttagatagtTCATCATTCAGAGAAATAATCGGCAATGTTAGTCGGCGACTTGGCTTTTCGAACAGCCTCTCTTtcg ATGATGTTTTAATTATGTACACTGCATGCATTTTTGAAAATGCTTGGTACGTAAATGAAAGATCTCCCTGGTGTGCCGCTTTTACAAAGCACGAAGATGAACTATTCGAGTACGAAGAGGAtctgtattattattaccacGCCGGTTACGGTGAAGAAATGAGCAGTGCCATTGGATGTCCACCGTTACAGGACATGTTTAATCGTTTTAG aaaattggaGAACGAAGACTTAAGCGAAGAACCACAaggcattttttatttcactcaTAGTACGGCGCTTCAGTTGCTTTTAACAACGATGGGGGTTGCAAAAGACTCGGTACCTTTGAAAGCTTCGAACTTTGAAAATATGAGAAACAGAAAGTGGAATAGTTCCCGTCTGGCGCCGTTCGCTGCAAATCTTGCAGCCATTTTCTATAG GTGCGATTCGTCGAATAAAGTTAGGTTTTACTTAAACGAGAAAGCTTTAGATTACGAAGGTTGTGAATTGGGCGTATGCGATTGGGAATATTTGAAGGAGAAAATGGGACCCAACGCGTTCGACTGTAACACAGATTTTTGTAAAtctgataaaacaaaatga